The window CAGCCGCCCACGCCCGAATGGGGGACGATGCTTGCAGAGGCGCGCGAGTTCATCCTGAGGGCGTGGTGGGTCGTCACCTTTCCCGGCCTTGCGATCCTCATCACGGTGCTGAGCATCAATCTGATCGGCGACGGCCTGCGCGATACGCTGGATCCGAAACTGAGGAAGGGCTGAACCATGCCGCTTCTCGAAATCCGCAACCTCCGCGTCACGTTCCCGACAGCCGCCGGATATTTCCATGCGGTCGACGGGGTGGATATCTCCGTCGATCAGGGCGAGGTGCTGGCCATCGTCGGCGAGAGCGGATCCGGCAAGTCCGTCTCCATGCTCGCGGTGATGGGGCTGCTTCCGCCCACGGCGCGGGTTGAGGCCGACCGCATGGATTTCGACGGGCACGACCTGCTTTCGCTTTCCGGCCGGGAGAGACGGCGGATCCTCGGCAAGGACATTGCCATGATCTTCCAGGAGCCGGTCACGTCGCTCAACCCGTGCTTCACGGTCGGCTTCCAGATCGAGGAAGTGCTGAGGCTTCATCTCGGTCTCGGAAGGCGCGAGCGCCGCGACCGGGCGGTGGAACTGCTGACTTCCGTCGGCATTCCCGACCCCGAAACGCGCCTGTCGAGTTTCCCGCATCAGATGTCCGGCGGGCAGTGCCAGAGGGTGATGATCGCCATGGCGATCGCATGCAATCCGCGACTTCTGATCGCCGATGAACCGACCACGGCGCTGGACGTGACAATCCAGAAACAGATACTCGACCTCTTGAACGGCATCCAGCGCGCCACCGGCATGGGCCTGATCATGATCACGCACGACATGGGCGTCGTGGCCGAGACGGCGGACCGCGTCATCGTGCAATATATGGGGCGCAAGATCGAGGAAGCCGACGTGCTGTCCCTCTTCGAGAGCCCGAAGGAGCGCTACACGAAAGCGCTTCTTGCGGCGCTGCCCGAAAATGCGATCGGGGAGCGGCTTCCCACTGTGGGCGCGATGGCCGAGGGAGGTTCGTCGCATGCCCGCTGAAGACCTCATCATCGAGGCGACCGGCCTCGTGCGCGACTATGGCGGTGGCGGCTGGCTGACGAGCCGCAAAGGCGTGCGCGCGCTGAATGGCGTGTCGTTCGGACTGCGCCTCGGCAAGACGCTCGCCGTGGTCGGCGAAAGCGGCTGTGGCAAGTCCACGCTGGCGCGCATTCTCACCATGATCGACCCGCAGACCGAGGGGACCCTGCGCATCGCGGGGCAGGACGTGAACATCGCCCGGCACAAGCCGGATCGCTCGCTGCGTCGCGCCGTACAGATCGTGTTCCAGAACCCCTATGCGTCGCTCAATCCACGCCAGAGGATCGGCGACGCGCTTGCCGAGCAGCTTTACCTCAACACCGAGGACACGAAGCCGATGCGCCGCCAGAAGGCGGAGGCGATGCTCGAACGGGTCGGGCTGACGGCGGAGCATGCGAGGCGCTATCCGCACATGCTGTCCGGCGGCCAGCGGCAGCGCGTGGCGATTGCCCGGGCGCTGATGGTCAACCCGAAGATCGTGGTGCTCGACGAGCCCGTTTCCGCGCTCGACCTGTCGGTCCAGGCGCAGGTCCTGAACCTGCTCAAGGATCTCCAGGACGAACTCGGCCTCAGCTATGTGTTCATCAGCCACGACCTGTCGGTCGTGCGGTACATCGCCGACGATGTGATCGTGATGCAGGCTGGCGAGGTGGTGGAGGCGGCAACGCGCGATGCCATCTTCTCCGATCCGCAGCATCCCTACACGA is drawn from Mesorhizobium sp. CAU 1732 and contains these coding sequences:
- a CDS encoding ATP-binding cassette domain-containing protein — translated: MPAEDLIIEATGLVRDYGGGGWLTSRKGVRALNGVSFGLRLGKTLAVVGESGCGKSTLARILTMIDPQTEGTLRIAGQDVNIARHKPDRSLRRAVQIVFQNPYASLNPRQRIGDALAEQLYLNTEDTKPMRRQKAEAMLERVGLTAEHARRYPHMLSGGQRQRVAIARALMVNPKIVVLDEPVSALDLSVQAQVLNLLKDLQDELGLSYVFISHDLSVVRYIADDVIVMQAGEVVEAATRDAIFSDPQHPYTKKLFAATPSTSADAIRARLAVKRGVAAASL
- a CDS encoding ABC transporter ATP-binding protein: MPLLEIRNLRVTFPTAAGYFHAVDGVDISVDQGEVLAIVGESGSGKSVSMLAVMGLLPPTARVEADRMDFDGHDLLSLSGRERRRILGKDIAMIFQEPVTSLNPCFTVGFQIEEVLRLHLGLGRRERRDRAVELLTSVGIPDPETRLSSFPHQMSGGQCQRVMIAMAIACNPRLLIADEPTTALDVTIQKQILDLLNGIQRATGMGLIMITHDMGVVAETADRVIVQYMGRKIEEADVLSLFESPKERYTKALLAALPENAIGERLPTVGAMAEGGSSHAR